The following is a genomic window from Gemmatimonadaceae bacterium.
TCAGCTCCTCGACCGATTGATCCACTGACTGCTCGAGCTGCCGAATGCGCGCAACGAGACCGGGAGGCAGCGACTCTTTCGCGATCCGGGATTCGACGGCGTGAGGATCGCGGAAGTCATCCACAGCCAGCGAATATCGCTCGAGTATCCTTTCGATTCGCGGCTCGACAACGAGTCCGGACCACCTCGGCAGGACGAGCGGAGGAGGAACTTCCAATGCCCTGGCGACGGCAGTCACCTGAGCGAAATACGCGATCTCGGCCGGCCCGCCGATATACCCGACCGTTGGAAGAATCGATCGCTCGACGATCGGCCGGAGCAGAACGTTCGGACCGAATGTGCCCGGCTTGCCGTGCTCGAGCGCACTCTCTATCTCACGCATCCTGATCCTGTCGCGCTTTCCGGACACGCCGGCGAATACGAGAGTGCGTCCCTTCACCAGCTTGACCTGAGCCGAATGCCCTGCCGCCTTGAGAGCACGCGCGCGCTCGGTAAGCGCGCCCTCGATTTGCTCGGCGCTCGATACGGCGCGCCGGAGCAGCGGAAACGCCGCCTCGCGCACCGCCGGATGTGAGGCGTCGAGAACCGCCACTCCGAGCGGCTCCAGAACCGCGCGCAGCAGCTCGACGTACGCGCTGCCGATCGTATGCTCCGGTGTGTATGCGCGCCGCACCACCTCCAGGATTCCCGGGTTCGGCGCCGAGCCTGCCGCTGCGGCAAGTCGCGCAAGCTCGCGACTGACGTCGCCGAGTGGCATATCCGACAGCGCTGCGCCGACCGGACCGTGCGCGCTCATCTCGATGCGCTCGGCTCCTTCGGCGCCGGTCACGACTGTGGACGCCGATTCGGCAAAATCCGAGTCGTCGGTAGCGGCCCAGAAAATGGGAACCGCCGGTAGGCCGGTCTGCTCCTCCAGGCGATCCGCAAGCGCGACGGCGCTCAGCGCTTTCCACCATGTGTAGAGCGGTCCTCCAAACAGTCCCGGTTGCTGGCCCGCCGTCACGGCGATGCCGGACCGGGCCGCGCTCTGGAGTCGCTCCGCCGCCTTGCCTGTCGCACCAAATGCGGGGCCCAGGGCGGACAGCCAGTCCGGCATGATCAGCGACTGCCGGACGAGGTCAGCACGCTCCTTCCATTCCGCGGGAGAAGCCGGGCGCTTCACGAACCAATCCGGGTCGGCGGTGCCGTCTATCGCCATGCGAGCCAGCGGCGATCCGACGATCGGCGTGCTGATGATGCGAGTACTCAACGCAGTGTCCCGAACAGAATCACTCGTGGCGATTCCGGTGTCAGCGGGCTGGCGTCGTAGTTTCCATAGGCGGTCGTGACGTCGAATCCGGCCGAATCGAGAAGCCGCCGCAGATCGTCGGGACCGAGCAGGCGAACGCGCTCCGTGAATATCTTGTCACTCCCTCGGATAGAGATGCGTTTCACGACGAACCTGCCATCATCCGAGATCTCGCGGCGCTGTTCGACAACACGCCCGCCGATTTCCCGCTCATCGTACGGCACCAGCGACTGGCGAATCCGGGTAGCATTGAGAAAGTCAATCACGAAGGTACCGCCGTGTGAAGTGACGCGCGCAACCTCCCGTACCACGCGGAGATGACTCTCGTCGTCCTGAAAGTACCCGAAGCTGGTGAAGAGATTCACCACCAGACCAAACGCCGCATTCCGGAATGGAAGCACGCGCATGTCGCCGCGTACAAGCGCGGTGGTAGCGCTCTCCCGGCGGGCAAGGCGGAGAAGAACTTCCGACAGATCCAGACCAGTGGTCCACCAGCGCTTCGCGAGAACGCGCGAATGGCGACCAGCGCCGCATGCGAGATCGAGCACGCGGGAAACCGTCACATTCCCGACCGTCCGCTCGACAAGGTCCACGGCACGCTCGGCCTCGGTTTCGTTGCGGTGCGGGTACAGCGCAACGTACTCCTCGCCGAACCAGGATTCGAACCATTCCCGCGTCACTTGTGGTACGGCTCACCGCGCACGATCGAGCCGGCCCGGTACAGCTGCTCCGCGAGGACGAGCCTTGCCAGATCATGCGACAGCGTCCACGGAGCGAGCGAGAGCTTCATCGAGGAGCGACGAAGGATTTCACCTGAAAGCCCATGGGCGCCGCCAATGACGAAAGCAGTGTCCCGGTCGCTTTCGCGCTCGCGCTGAAGCCACGCAGCGAACTCCTCCGACGTGAAGGACTTTCCGCCCGGATGACAAGCGACGATACGTGCCGCGCCAACTTTCGCGGCGAGCCGGTCCCCTTCCCGGTCGCGGACGATTTGCGGAGCGAGACTCGACGCCCGCTCTTCACGCACCTCATGAACGTCGAGCGGCCAGTACCGCGCCGCCCGAGTCTCGTAGTCATTGATCGCCGCCGCAAGCGCCGCATTCCGCGGTTTGCCGACGGCGGCGACGACAACGCGCATCAGGCGTAGATGCCACGGAGCCGGTGAACGGCGGCGACACGGCTGATCGCGAGCATGTATGCCGCTGTCCGCATGTTCACCTTGTGCTGCTTGGCCAGCGTGAGCACGTCCTGGAAGCTATTGACCATGATGTCACGCAGCCGGTCGTTCACGAGCTGCTCCGTCCAGAAATATCCGCCGCGATCCTGGACCCATTCGAAATAGGAGACAGTGACGCCGCCCGCATTCGCGAGGATGTCGGGGATGACGAACACCCCGTTCTCCTCGAGGATCGAGTCGGCGGCGGCCGTCGTGGGACCGTTGGCTCCCTCGCAGATGATTCGGGCGCGGATCTGGCCCGCGTTCTTGGTCGTAATGACGTTTTCCAGAGCTGCCGGCACGAGCACATCCACGTCGAGCGTCAGTAGATCGGCGCCGCTGATCACTTCGCCCTTCGGGTAGCCGTCGAGTGAGCGATGCTTCTCCGCGTACGCCACCGCATCGTCCACATCGATCCCGTTGCGGTCATATATGGCGACTGAGCGATCGCCGATCGCGACGACCTTGCATCCCTCGCGGTGCAGGAGCTGTGCGGTAATGGATCCGACGTTGCCAAAGCCCTGCACGGCGACCGTGGTGCCGGCGACAGGCATGCCGAGGTGCGCGAGCGCCTCCTTCGTCACGATCATGCAGCCGCGTCCGGTCGCCTCCCGCCTTCCCAGTGATCCGCCCATTTCGACTGGCTTTCCAGTCACGACGGCCGTCGTCGTGTGTCCGACGTGCATCGAGTACGTGTCCATGATCCACGCCATCACACGCTCGTTCGTGTTCACGTCAGGAGCCGGGACATCGGAATCGGGGCCGAGAGTCTGGATGATCCCCGCGGTGTACCGCCTGGTGAGACGCTCGAGCTCTGTCGCGCTCATCGAGTGCGGATCGCAGACGACGCCCCCCTTCGATCCGCCGAACGGGATGTTGACGACGGCGCACTTCCACGTCATCCACGCGGCGAGGGCCTTCACCTCTTCGAGCGTGACCTGCATGTCGAATCGGATGCCGCCCTTCGCGGGGCCCCGCGACGTGTTGTAGAGCACCCTGTAGCCCGTGTACACCTCCACCTCACCGTTGTCCTTCATCACCGGTATGGAGATGATGATCTGCTTTTCGGGGTGCCTGAGAACCTTGTACAATCCTGGCTCGAGATCGAGGAGCTCGGCGGCCCTGTCGAAGCGAAGCATCATCGCCTCGAATGGATTCTCCTCGTTGAGAAACGTGTCCTTGTCCGGTTTTACAATCGAGTTCGTCGAGAGTCGAAGATCAGTGGCCATTTGGATGTATGTCGGGCGCGCAAACGCGCCGGAAAATCGCTTCAGTTGACGTCGATGCGCCCTCGCAGGCGCATCAGCAGCCGGTCGATAGCGGACCCCCCGCTCTCGATCCCGACTGCCAGGGAAACATACCATAAAGCCGTGTTCCCGGCAGGCCACAACGGCCCCAGTTTGACGGCGTCCTTGAGAGTGCAAATGACGTAATCGCAGGTCGCGGCTGTCTCGAGAATTGTGGCGACGTCGTCACGCGTGAACGCGTGGTGATCAGGAAAAGATCGGCCGTCCACGCGGGCCCCGAGCGACTCGAGCTGGACGAAGAATGCCGCCGGATTTCCGACCGCCGCCACGGCAAGAACGCGCTTCCCCGCGAGTGTTTCGGCGGCCTTGCTGGCACCGGCGGGCGATTCACGCACGATCTGCCCGAGAGTCAGCTTTGCGACCGCGACCGTTGCACCGCCCGCAACATCGCGCA
Proteins encoded in this region:
- the bshC gene encoding bacillithiol biosynthesis cysteine-adding enzyme BshC, with amino-acid sequence MSTRIISTPIVGSPLARMAIDGTADPDWFVKRPASPAEWKERADLVRQSLIMPDWLSALGPAFGATGKAAERLQSAARSGIAVTAGQQPGLFGGPLYTWWKALSAVALADRLEEQTGLPAVPIFWAATDDSDFAESASTVVTGAEGAERIEMSAHGPVGAALSDMPLGDVSRELARLAAAAGSAPNPGILEVVRRAYTPEHTIGSAYVELLRAVLEPLGVAVLDASHPAVREAAFPLLRRAVSSAEQIEGALTERARALKAAGHSAQVKLVKGRTLVFAGVSGKRDRIRMREIESALEHGKPGTFGPNVLLRPIVERSILPTVGYIGGPAEIAYFAQVTAVARALEVPPPLVLPRWSGLVVEPRIERILERYSLAVDDFRDPHAVESRIAKESLPPGLVARIRQLEQSVDQSVEELTRAEGADLVAPSVLEGLRRGVLHRIERLERRFAASVKRKGNEALRDAAIARGALFPLGTPQERALNIVPLLARHGDELFASVMREARAHAARLA
- a CDS encoding class I SAM-dependent methyltransferase encodes the protein MTREWFESWFGEEYVALYPHRNETEAERAVDLVERTVGNVTVSRVLDLACGAGRHSRVLAKRWWTTGLDLSEVLLRLARRESATTALVRGDMRVLPFRNAAFGLVVNLFTSFGYFQDDESHLRVVREVARVTSHGGTFVIDFLNATRIRQSLVPYDEREIGGRVVEQRREISDDGRFVVKRISIRGSDKIFTERVRLLGPDDLRRLLDSAGFDVTTAYGNYDASPLTPESPRVILFGTLR
- a CDS encoding 23S rRNA (pseudouridine(1915)-N(3))-methyltransferase RlmH — its product is MRVVVAAVGKPRNAALAAAINDYETRAARYWPLDVHEVREERASSLAPQIVRDREGDRLAAKVGAARIVACHPGGKSFTSEEFAAWLQRERESDRDTAFVIGGAHGLSGEILRRSSMKLSLAPWTLSHDLARLVLAEQLYRAGSIVRGEPYHK
- a CDS encoding Glu/Leu/Phe/Val dehydrogenase, whose product is MATDLRLSTNSIVKPDKDTFLNEENPFEAMMLRFDRAAELLDLEPGLYKVLRHPEKQIIISIPVMKDNGEVEVYTGYRVLYNTSRGPAKGGIRFDMQVTLEEVKALAAWMTWKCAVVNIPFGGSKGGVVCDPHSMSATELERLTRRYTAGIIQTLGPDSDVPAPDVNTNERVMAWIMDTYSMHVGHTTTAVVTGKPVEMGGSLGRREATGRGCMIVTKEALAHLGMPVAGTTVAVQGFGNVGSITAQLLHREGCKVVAIGDRSVAIYDRNGIDVDDAVAYAEKHRSLDGYPKGEVISGADLLTLDVDVLVPAALENVITTKNAGQIRARIICEGANGPTTAAADSILEENGVFVIPDILANAGGVTVSYFEWVQDRGGYFWTEQLVNDRLRDIMVNSFQDVLTLAKQHKVNMRTAAYMLAISRVAAVHRLRGIYA